A genomic segment from Euleptes europaea isolate rEulEur1 chromosome 17, rEulEur1.hap1, whole genome shotgun sequence encodes:
- the GFOD2 gene encoding glucose-fructose oxidoreductase domain-containing protein 2 produces MKMLPGVGVFGTGSTARVLVPLLRAEGFSIEALWGKTEEEAKQLAEEMNISFYTSRTDDVLLHQDVDLVCINIPPPLTRQIAVKALGIGKNVICEKAATSVDTFRMVTAARYYPKLMSIVGNVLRFLPAFIKMKRLIEENYVGDVLMCDVRVYWGSLLSHKYNWICDELMGGGGLHTMGTYIVDLLTHLTGQKAEKVHGLLKTFVKQNSAINGIRHVTSDDFCFFQMLMTGGVCSTVTLNFNMPGSFVHEVMIVGSMGRLVARGTDLYGQKNTSLQEELLFADSLDINAGLSEKGFKDIPVLYLKGMVYLVRALRQSFQEQEDQRTWDPKPVVMAASFEDGLYMQSVVDAIKRSSRSGEWESVEVMTEEPDANQNLCEALQRNNL; encoded by the exons ATGAAAATGCTTCCCGGCGTGGGGGTGTTTGGGACCGGGAGCACCGCTCGGGTGCTGGTTCCTCTGCTGCGGGCAGAAGGCTTCTCCATCGAGGCCCTCTGGGGGAAGACTGAAGAGGAAGCAAAGCAACTGGCTGAGGAAATGAACATTTCCTTCTACACCAGCCGGACAGATGATGTTTTGCTGCATCAGGATGTGGACCTGGTTTGCATCAACATCCCCCCACCGTTGACACGACAAATTGCTGTGAAAGCTCTAG GTATCGGAAAGAATGTCATCTGCGAGAAAGCCGCCACCTCGGTGGATACCTTCAGGATGGTGACCGCTGCCAGATACTACCCCAAACTCATGAGCATCGTAGGCAACGTCCTACGTTTTCTGCCGGCTTTCATCAAAATGAAGCGATTGATAGAAGAGAACTACGTGGGCGACGTCCTGATGTGCGATGTTCGAGTGTACTGGGGCAGCCTCCTCAGCCACAAGTACAACTGGATCTGTGATGAGCTGATGGGCGGGGGCGGCCTGCACACCATGGGGACTTACATCGTAGACCTCCTCACTCACCTGACGGGCCAAAAGGCGGAGAAAGTCCACGGCTTGCTGAAGACCTTTGTGAAGCAGAACTCCGCCATCAACGGGATACGCCACGTCACCAGCGACGACTTCTGCTTTTTCCAGATGCTGATGACGGGAGGCGTCTGCAGCACGGTGACCCTCAACTTCAACATGCCCGGCTCATTCGTCCACGAGGTCATGATCGTCGGGTCCATGGGGCGCCTGGTGGCCCGAGGGACGGATCTGTACGGCCAGAAGAACACTTCTCTCCAGGAGGAGCTCCTGTTTGCAGACTCTCTGGACATCAATGCAGGGCTTTCGGAAAAAGGATTCAAAGACATACCCGTGCTGTACCTCAAAGGAATGGTATACTTGGTGCGAGCACTGCGTCAGTCGTTCCAGGAGCAGGAGGACCAGCGGACCTGGGATCCCAAGCCGGTGGTGATGGCGGCTTCTTTTGAAGATGGCCTCTACATGCAGAGCGTAGTAGATGCGATTAAGAGATCCAGCCGGTCTGGGGAGTGGGAATCTGTGGAAGTCATGACTGAGGAGCCAGATGCCAATCAAAACCTCTGTGAGGCACTTCAGAGAAATAACCTATAA